TAATGTTCCAACCGTTGCAAAGGAGGCTAATTTTCTAGTAATAGCAGAAAATGCTTCACCATTGGCTAATAGGGGAGTTATGTCCTGGAAACGGACTCCCGGCTTTGGATAGTCAGGGATTTCACGGATGAGCGAGAGCGCCTCATCAATTTGCATATGGGTGATTCTATCCTCTGGGAGATTACTCTAATAAATCGCGATGCAGCACAAGCACCGTAATGTCATCGTCTGCATTTTTGCCGGCTCGGCTGATAATTGCATCAACTATTTCTTGCGCAGTGTTGCAACTTCTTGCGATGTCAGCTACGGCGTCAAGTGCACGAAGTGTGCCATCAAAGAGATCTAGCACGCCATCACTTACGGAGATAAGGGTGTCGCCGTGGTTTAATACAAAGCTATCTTCCCTCCACGCAATATCTATACCAACGCCTAGAGGCGGATTGTGCGAGGACAACCGCTCAATTTCGCCATTTTTACGCATCACAATCGAGAGGCCGTGACCGGCATCGACGTATTGAATCAAGCCTGATGTGACGTTTAATCGAGCATGAAGTAGAGTTACAAAACTTCCGGCGTTGCTCAGATCAGCTCCCAATATGGCAGCGGCCGTTTCAATACTGCTCACTAATCCTTCGCTTTTTGATCCTGCTCTAAGAACAGCGCGCACCGTCGCGGCGATGATGGCGGCTCCCATGCCCTTGCCCATGACATCGGCAAGAGTGAGAATTCCACCTTCATTAACGGGGTACCAGTCGTAGAAATCCCCTCCTATAGATCTCGCCTGAACGCACCCACCGGCTACATCGAAACCAAATCTCTCGTCGGGCTGCTTAGGGATAAGTCCTTTTTGTACCTGCGCGGCCCGCGTTAACTCATTTTCAATAACCATCTCTTTCTGAACCCATTGCGCCAAGTCACGCAATTGGATCTCTTCAGCCTCCGTGAACTCCCTCGGATGTGGGTCAAAGATGCAGAGCGCTCCAACACGCTCGCCATTAGGAGTTTCAAGTGGATAGCCCGCGTAAAAACGAATATTTGGATCTCCAGTTACGAGTGGATTATTCTGAAAGCG
The Candidatus Planktophila sp. genome window above contains:
- a CDS encoding SpoIIE family protein phosphatase, whose product is MKREVHDMNNEATRQAALDSLEILDTPPEERFDRITRLAKQLFGVETAAVSLIDHDRQWFKSKIGLEPQETPRNIAFCDITIRESKNFTVPDARQDSRFQNNPLVTGDPNIRFYAGYPLETPNGERVGALCIFDPHPREFTEAEEIQLRDLAQWVQKEMVIENELTRAAQVQKGLIPKQPDERFGFDVAGGCVQARSIGGDFYDWYPVNEGGILTLADVMGKGMGAAIIAATVRAVLRAGSKSEGLVSSIETAAAILGADLSNAGSFVTLLHARLNVTSGLIQYVDAGHGLSIVMRKNGEIERLSSHNPPLGVGIDIAWREDSFVLNHGDTLISVSDGVLDLFDGTLRALDAVADIARSCNTAQEIVDAIISRAGKNADDDITVLVLHRDLLE